One region of Primulina tabacum isolate GXHZ01 chromosome 1, ASM2559414v2, whole genome shotgun sequence genomic DNA includes:
- the LOC142542621 gene encoding phosphoenolpyruvate/phosphate translocator 2, chloroplastic-like isoform X3 — protein sequence MWALKLHPTPKLSRSQLGPIFLLALGHTAGNLLTNISIGTVTVSFTHTIKAMEPFFTVLLAALFLGESPSIWVIASLVPVVGGVALASFTEASFNWIGFNSAMASNLTNQTRNVFSKKLMVKMEGTLDNINLFSIITIISFLLLAPAAIFQDGVKFTPSYLQYAASQGLNVRELCIRSFLSGFCFHTYQQVSYMILQMVSPVTHAVGNCVKRVVVIVSSIIFFRTLVSPINALGTGVALAGVCLYSRAKRIKPKDE from the exons ATGTGGGCACTAAAACTCCATCCAACACCAAAACTAAGCCGGTCTCAG CTTGGACCAATATTTCTACTGGCTCTTGGACACACAGCAGgaaatcttttaacaaatatAAGTATCGGAACTGTCACTGTTTCGTTCACACACACGATCAAAGCAATGGAACCTTTCTTCACAGTGCTGCTTGCTGCCCTGTTTCTTGGAGAG AGTCCCTCTATATGGGTTATTGCTTCTCTTGTTCCGGTTGTTGGTGGCGTGGCTTTAGCATCGTTCACTGAGGCCTCTTTCAACTG GATAGGTTTTAACAGCGCAATGGCTTCAAATCTTACAAACCAAACACGAAATGTCTTCAGTAAAAAACTAATGGTTAAAATGGAG GGAACCCTGGATAACATTAATCTGTTCTCTATCATAACAATCATCTCATTTTTACTTCTGGCACCTGCTGCAATATTCCAGGATGGTGTCAAGTTTACTCCTTCATACTTGCAATATGCT GCAAGCCAAGGTTTGAACGTTAGAGAGTTGTGTATAAGGTCTTTTTTATCTGGTTTCTGCTTCCACACGTACCAACAG GTTTCTTACATGATATTACAAATGGTATCACCGGTAACTCATGCAGTAGGAAACTGTGTAAAGAGAGTAGTGGTGATTGTGTCTTCAATAATCTTTTTCCGAACGCTTGTATCACCGATAAATGCATTGGGGACTGGTGTAGCTCTGGCTGGAGTTTGCTTGTATTCAAGAGCAAAGAGAATCAAACCAAAAGATGAGTGA
- the LOC142542917 gene encoding shaggy-related protein kinase epsilon-like isoform X2, with protein MEAGGVVCEKPKCDAMLVDKLPEEINEMKIKDEKEMEATVVDGNGTETGHIIVTTIGGKNGQPKQTVSYMAERVVGQGSFGIVFQAKHLETGEMVAIKKVLQDKRYKNRELQTMRLLDHPNVISLKHCFFSTTDKDDLYLNLVLEYVPETLYRVARHYNKANQRMPMIYVKLYTYQIFRALSYIHGIGVCHRDIKPQNLLVNPHTHQLKLCDFGSAKVLVKGEPNISYICSRYYRAPELIFGATEYSSAIDIWSVGCVLAELLLGQPIFPGESGVDQLVEIIKVLGTPTREEIKCMNPNYTEFKFPQIKAHPWHKIFHKRMPPEAVDLVSRLLQYSPNLRCTALEACIHPFFNELHESNTRLPNGRPLPPLFNFKPQELKGASPEQLSKLIPEHARKQYPFFFGA; from the exons ATGGAGGCAGGTGGTGTTGTTTGTGAAAAGCCAAAGTGTGATGCGATGCTTGTGGACAAACTTCCGGAGGAAATCAATGAAATGAAGATCAAGGATGAGAAG GAAATGGAAGCAACAGTGGTGGATGGAAATGGGACCGAAACAGGACACATAATTGTGACGACCATCGGTGGTAAAAATGGCCAGCCCAAGCAG ACTGTAAGTTATATGGCGGAGCGAGTTGTGGGACAAGGATCATTTGGGATTGTATTTCAG GCAAAGCATCTAGAGACTGGTGAAATGGTCGCAATCAAAAAAGTTTTGCAGGATAAAAGATACAAAAATCGTGAATTGCAAACGATGCGCCTTCTGGATCACCCCAATGTTATTTCACTTAAACACTGCTTCTTTTCGACCACCGACAAGGATGATCTCTACCTCAATTTAGTTCTTGAATATGTTCCTGAGACACTCTACCGGGTTGCTAGACATTACAACAAGGCAAACCAACGAATGCCAATGATCTATGTCAAGCTCTATACGTATCAG ATTTTTAGAGCTTTGTCATACATCCATGGAATAGGAGTCTGCCACAGGGACATCAAACCTCAAAACCTTTTG GTCAATCCCCATACCCATCAGCTGAAACTTTGTGATTTTGGAAGTGCAAAAGTTTTG GTGAAAGGCGAGCCAAATATTTCTTATATATGTTCTCGGTACTATCGTGCTCCAGAACTCATATTTGGTGCCACTGAGTACTCTAGTGCTATTGATATCTGGTCTGTGGGTTGCGTTCTTGCTGAACTTCTTCTTGGACAG CCCATCTTTCCCGGGGAGAGTGGAGTTGATCAGCTTGTGGAAATTATCAAG GTACTTGGAACACCGACGCGTGAGGAAATAAAATGCATGAATCCAAACTACACTGAGTTCAAATTCCCCCAAATCAAGGCTCATCCATGGCACAAG ATTTTCCACAAACGGATGCCACCTGAAGCTGTAGATCTCGTGTCGAGACTTCTTCAATACTCTCCAAACTTAAGGTGCACTGCC TTGGAAGCTTGTATCCACCCGTTTTTCAACGAACTCCATGAATCCAATACGCGTCTTCCCAATGGTCGTCCATTACCTCCTCTCTTCAACTTCAAACCCCAAG AGTTGAAAGGAGCATCTCCAGAACAACTTTCCAAACTTATACCTGAGCATGCTCGGAAGCAGTATCCGTTTTTCTTCGGTGCCTGA
- the LOC142542621 gene encoding phosphoenolpyruvate/phosphate translocator 2, chloroplastic-like isoform X1, translating to MGSYALVLSPSKPFIKSLSQPFKKFNCKFGTVFHASFLKSTHHLSNTNNLSFPSTSLPNDCSYAYKLASQRLYEFKVRSAAEGMTEGMSTNEKLQTLQLGCMFAIWYLLNIYFNIYNKQVLKVYPFPATVTAFQFGCGTVLIFLMWALKLHPTPKLSRSQLGPIFLLALGHTAGNLLTNISIGTVTVSFTHTIKAMEPFFTVLLAALFLGESPSIWVIASLVPVVGGVALASFTEASFNWIGFNSAMASNLTNQTRNVFSKKLMVKMEGTLDNINLFSIITIISFLLLAPAAIFQDGVKFTPSYLQYAASQGLNVRELCIRSFLSGFCFHTYQQVSYMILQMVSPVTHAVGNCVKRVVVIVSSIIFFRTLVSPINALGTGVALAGVCLYSRAKRIKPKDE from the exons ATGGGGAGCTATGCATTGGTCCTCTCCCCTTCTAAGCCATTCATCAAATCTTTAAGCCAaccatttaaaaaattcaactgCAAATTTGGAACAGTTTTTCACGCAAGCTTTCTGAAATCAACGCACCATTTATCTAATACCAATAATCTCTCCTTCCCTTCAACTTCACTTCCGAACGATTGTAGTTATGCATATAAATTGGCCAGCCAAAGGTTGTATGAGTTTAAAGTCAGATCAGCAGCAGAAGGCATGACTGAGGGTATGAGTACTAATGAAAAGTTACAAACATTGCAGCTTGGATGCATGTTCGCAATCTGGTATCTATTAAACATATACTTCAACATCTACAACAAACAG GTTTTGAAGGTTTATCCATTCCCTGCGACTGTAACAGCATTTCAGTTTGGTTGTGGAACAGTGCTCATATTTCTGATGTGGGCACTAAAACTCCATCCAACACCAAAACTAAGCCGGTCTCAG CTTGGACCAATATTTCTACTGGCTCTTGGACACACAGCAGgaaatcttttaacaaatatAAGTATCGGAACTGTCACTGTTTCGTTCACACACACGATCAAAGCAATGGAACCTTTCTTCACAGTGCTGCTTGCTGCCCTGTTTCTTGGAGAG AGTCCCTCTATATGGGTTATTGCTTCTCTTGTTCCGGTTGTTGGTGGCGTGGCTTTAGCATCGTTCACTGAGGCCTCTTTCAACTG GATAGGTTTTAACAGCGCAATGGCTTCAAATCTTACAAACCAAACACGAAATGTCTTCAGTAAAAAACTAATGGTTAAAATGGAG GGAACCCTGGATAACATTAATCTGTTCTCTATCATAACAATCATCTCATTTTTACTTCTGGCACCTGCTGCAATATTCCAGGATGGTGTCAAGTTTACTCCTTCATACTTGCAATATGCT GCAAGCCAAGGTTTGAACGTTAGAGAGTTGTGTATAAGGTCTTTTTTATCTGGTTTCTGCTTCCACACGTACCAACAG GTTTCTTACATGATATTACAAATGGTATCACCGGTAACTCATGCAGTAGGAAACTGTGTAAAGAGAGTAGTGGTGATTGTGTCTTCAATAATCTTTTTCCGAACGCTTGTATCACCGATAAATGCATTGGGGACTGGTGTAGCTCTGGCTGGAGTTTGCTTGTATTCAAGAGCAAAGAGAATCAAACCAAAAGATGAGTGA
- the LOC142542797 gene encoding uncharacterized protein LOC142542797 → MLALDPTDKLSNNRCISYGDLVIVYERHDRMKAVKVLENGVLQNRFGMFKHSDWIGKHFGSKVLSNKGGFVYLLSPTPELWTLVLSHRTQILYIADISFVVMYLEIVPGCVVLESGTGSGSLTTSLARAVAPSGHVYTFDFHEQRAASSREDFDSNGLSSLVSIGVRDIQGEGFPDEYSAQGDSIFLDLPQPWLAIPSAAKMLKQDGVLCSFSPCIEQVQRSCETLRVDFTDIRTFEVLLHTYEVREASLRSWEDNEECLSAMKSCKKRQRGANGVDNSFPHCIMAKRSGEARGHTGYLTFARLKCTM, encoded by the exons ATGTTGGCACTCGATCCCACCGATAAATTATCCAATAACCGTTGCATAAGCTATGGAGATTTGGTTATAGTATATGAGAGACACGATAGAATGAAGGCCGTGAAGGTTTTGGAAAATGGCGTTTTGCAGAACCGATTTGGTATGTTTAAGCATTCAGATTGGATCGGAAAACACTTTGGATCAAAGGTGCTAAGCAATAAGGGTGGATTTGTGTACTTGTTATCTCCAACTCCAGAGTTATGGACCCTGGTTTTAAGCCACAGAACTCAGATTTTGTACATTGCTGATATCAGTTTTGTGGTGATGTACTTGGAGATTGTTCCGGGTTGTGTGGTGCTTGAGTCGGGAACTGGAAGTGGATCTTTGACCACGTCGCTCGCTCGTGCAGTTGCGCCGAGTGGACATGTTTATACATTTGATTTTCATGAACAGAGGGCAGCCTCGTCTAG GGAGGATTTTGATAGTAACGGATTAAGTAGTTTGGTGAGCATAGGTGTGAGAGATATACAGGGTGAGGGTTTTCCTGATGAATATTCAGCGCAGGGAGACTCAATCTTTCTTGACCTGCCTCAACCATGGTTGGCCATCCCTTCAGCTGCGAAAATGCTGAAGCAAGATGGGGTTTTGTGTTCCTTCTCTCCTTGCATCGAACAAGTACAGAGATCCTGTGAGACACTCAGAGTAGACTTCACTG ATATAAGAACATTTGAAGTGCTTCTCCACACATATGAAGTTCGAGAAGCTTCCTTGAGGAGCTGGGAGGATAATGAAGAATGTCTATCAGCTATGAAGAGTTGCAAGAAGAGGCAGCGTGGAGCGAATGGGGTGGATAATTCTTTTCCTCACTGTATCATGGCAAAACGAAGTGGTGAGGCAAGAGGTCATACGGGTTATTTGACATTTGCCAGACTCAAGTGCACAATGTGA
- the LOC142542552 gene encoding altered inheritance of mitochondria protein 32-like: protein MRLCVAQPTRFIPSISQLYVLLHSPRPIPLSRPILARNHRIFFQLSALMAGQSESFSTTVASADEETTKYGFERAEMYQKNLAGTVNPYERHLFLCYKSHESWPSHVENSESDPLPTLLASALKARKKDIQVQTRLTICEGGDDVKLSDGDVMIFPDMIVYRDLKDSDVDSFVDDVLVSGNPWVSGIPEELTGSYVFVCAHNNRDRRCGLCGPVLIEKFKEEIEYRNLKNQVFVTACSHVGGHKYAGNVITFSADPEGKIVGNWYGYVTPNDVVELLDQQIVKGQVIDRIWRGQMVTKVKETEKVELKLANGTAVPNNVIQPQENAIEENVQRSASCCQGANGFSCCRDENTEQKQDKNKMGGLSCWTSKLEQRHVLTTVAIAGAVVTVALAYAFYKRAR from the exons atgCGCTTGTGCGTAGCTCAACCGACCCGATTTATCCCCTCAATCTCACAATTATATGTGCTTCTCCACTCCCCCAGACCAATTCCTCTGAGTCGACCAATTCTTGCACGTAACCACCGCATTTTCTTCCAACTGTCAGCTCTTATGGCCGGACAATCGGAGAGTTTTTCCACCACCGTCGCCTCCGCCGACGAGGAGACCACTAAATACGGCTTCGAGCGTGCGGAGATGTACCAGAAAAACCTCGCCGGGACGGTTAACCCATACGAACGTCATTTGTTCCTCTGCTACAAGTCTCACGAATCGTGGCCTTCTCACGTAGAGAATTCTGAATCCGATCCGCTACCAACGCTGCTTGCTTCCGCTCTCAAAGCTAGGAAAAAGGACATCCAAGTTCAG ACTAGGCTGACGATATGTGAGGGAGGCGATGATGTGAAGCTATCGGATGGAGATGTTATGATTTTTCCTGACATGATCGTATACAG GGACTTGAAAGACTCAGATGTAGATAGCTTTGTTGATGATGTGCTTGTTAGTGGCAATCCTTGGGTATCTGGGATCCCGGAGGAGTTAACGGGTTCTTATGTGTTCGTGTGTGCTCATAACAACCGAGACAGAAGATGTGGTCTTTGTGGTCCAGTTCTGATTGAAAAGTTTAAAGAGGAGATTGAATACAGGAATTTGAAGAACCAGGTTTTTGTTACTGCTTGCTCACATGTAGGTGGTCATAAATATGCAGGCAACGTGATTACTTTTAGTGCAGATCCTGAAGGAAAAATTGTTGGTAACTG GTATGGCTATGTCACCCCTAATGATGTTGTTGAATTGCTTGATCAGCAAATTGTGAAGGGACAAGTCATTGACCGCATTTGGAG GGGCCAAATGGTCACAAAGGTTAAAGAAACAGAAAAAGTTGAATTGAAGCTAGCTAATGGGACAGCTGTGCCGAACAATGTAATCCAGCCTCAAGAGAATGCCATTGAAGAgaatgtacaaagatctgcaagCTGTTGTCAAGGTGCTAATGGATTCTCTTGCTGTAGAGATGAGAACACTGAGCAGAAACAGGATAAGAACAAAATGGGAGGACTCTCTTGCTGGACAAGTAAATTGGAGCAGCGCCATGTTCTCACAACTGTTGCTATAGCTGGTGCAGTAGTCACTGTTGCTTTGGCTTATGCTTTTTACAAAAGAGCTAGGTGA
- the LOC142542423 gene encoding protein kinase PVPK-1-like — translation MAHSMVKKDGESRILNEGKKQFLGTGEEEDEMTEATIQKQRPLDDSENVITSDCQEPLVFPSSPSEGAIDLLNVNLPPKPGIGYCSSPQNSFYSATQYTGAIQSFTNTEVSECASSIKKSAQSGEVGNLCDLVESRKISMYRGSTCSDVSDESSSSSLSSAIYKPHKANDTRWEAIQAVRSWNNGALELKNFRIFKRLGCGDIGSVHLAELIGTRTCFAMKVMDKDALASRKKLLRAQTEREILQSLDHPFLPTLYTHFETEKFSFLVMEFCAGGDLHALRQKQPGKFFPEHAARFYVAEVLLALEYLHMLGIIYRDLKPENVLVREDGHIMLSDFDLSLRCAVSPTLVKSSDPITESKNAGYCVQPSCIEPSCVIQPACIQPTCFGPRFLKNPKKEKKSKPKKEIHYHVTPLPELIAEPTNARSMSFVGTHEYLAPEIIKGDGHGSAVDWWTFGIFLYELLFGRTPFKGAGNRATLFNVVGQSLRFPETPTVSFAARDLIRGLLVKEPQHRLAYRRGATEIKQHPFFQSVNWALVRCATPPDVPPPFLVPDAGTPAPPTAEKVQGVDVKPLGNYYEIDFF, via the exons ATGGCCCATTCCATGGTTAAGAAAGATGGAGAAAGCAGAATACTCAATGAAGGAAAAAAACAATTTCTTGGCACTggtgaagaagaagatgaaatGACAGAAGCTACTATCCAAAAGCAGCGGCCATTGGATGATTCTGAGAATGTTATTACCAGTGATTGTCAAGAACCTTTGGTTTTTCCTTCATCGCCATCTGAGGGAGCTATCGACCTTTTGAATGTAAACTTACCACCTAAACCTGGAATCGGATATTGCTCAAGCCCTCAAAACAGTTTTTACTCTGCCACACAGTACACAGGAGCTATACAAAGCTTTACAAACACAGAAGTCAGTGAATGTGCGAGTAGTATCAAGAAGTCTGCTCAAAGTGGTGAAGTTGGCAACTTGTGTGATTTGGTTGAGAGTAGGAAAATTAGCATGTACCGAGGCAGTACTTGCAGTGATGTTAGTGATGAGAGCAGCTCTAGTAGTTTGAGCAGTGCTATATACAAGCCTCACAAAGCCAATGATACCAGGTGGGAAGCAATTCAAGCCGTCAGGTCATGGAACAATGGGGCGCTGGAGTTGAAAAATTTCAGGATTTTCAAGAGATTGGGATGTGGTGATATAGGAAGTGTTCATCTGGCAGAGTTGATTGGAACAAGAACTTGTTTTGCCATGAAAGTGATGGATAAAGATGCTCTGGCAAGTCGGAAGAAACTTCTCAGAGCTCAGACAGAAAGAGAGATTCTGCAATCTCTGGATCATCCCTTCCTTCCCACTTTATACACTCATTTTGAGAcagaaaaattttcttttttggtGATGGAGTTTTGTGCTGGAGGAGATTTGCATGCTCTTCGGCAAAAACAACCTGGGAAATTTTTCCCTGAGCATGCCGCCCg GTTTTATGTGGCAGAAGTTCTTCTTGCACTAGAGTATTTGCACATGCTTGGGATCATTTACAGAGATCTTAAACCAGAAAACGTTTTGGTAAGGGAAGATGGACACATAATGTTGTCAGATTTCGACCTCTCCTTGAGATGTGCCGTGAGCCCAACCTTAGTCAAATCCTCGGATCCCATCACAGAATCCAAGAATGCAGGCTACTGTGTCCAGCCTTCTTGCATCGAACCATCGTGCGTGATCCAGCCAGCTTGTATCCAACCAACGTGTTTTGGACCACGTTTCcttaaaaatccaaaaaaagaaaagaaatccaAACCAAAAAAAGAAATACATTACCATGTCACCCCTCTTCCTGAACTTATAGCCGAACCCACAAATGCTCGGTCCATGTCCTTTGTAGGCACACACGAATACTTGGCACCCGAAATAATAAAAGGCGATGGCCACGGCAGTGCAGTGGATTGGTGGACATTTGGGATCTTTCTTTATGAGCTCTTGTTCGGGAGAACTCCTTTTAAGGGTGCTGGAAACAGAGCTACTTTGTTTAATGTTGTTGGACAGTCCTTAAGGTTTCCCGAAACGCCTACCGTTAGCTTTGCTGCAAGAGATTTGATCAGAGGCTTGCTTGTGAAAGAGCCACAGCATCGCCTTGCGTATAGACGTGGGGCAACCGAAATTAAACAACACCCATTTTTTCAGAGTGTGAATTGGGCTCTTGTACGATGTGCCACTCCGCCAGATGTGCCACCGCCGTTCTTGGTGCCAGATGCAGGAACACCTGCACCACCCACAGCAGAGAAAGTCCAAGGTGTAGATGTGAAACCTTTAGGTAATTATTATGAGATTGATTTCTTCTga
- the LOC142542917 gene encoding shaggy-related protein kinase epsilon-like isoform X1 yields the protein MEAGGVVCEKPKCDAMLVDKLPEEINEMKIKDEKVEKEMEATVVDGNGTETGHIIVTTIGGKNGQPKQTVSYMAERVVGQGSFGIVFQAKHLETGEMVAIKKVLQDKRYKNRELQTMRLLDHPNVISLKHCFFSTTDKDDLYLNLVLEYVPETLYRVARHYNKANQRMPMIYVKLYTYQIFRALSYIHGIGVCHRDIKPQNLLVNPHTHQLKLCDFGSAKVLVKGEPNISYICSRYYRAPELIFGATEYSSAIDIWSVGCVLAELLLGQPIFPGESGVDQLVEIIKVLGTPTREEIKCMNPNYTEFKFPQIKAHPWHKIFHKRMPPEAVDLVSRLLQYSPNLRCTALEACIHPFFNELHESNTRLPNGRPLPPLFNFKPQELKGASPEQLSKLIPEHARKQYPFFFGA from the exons ATGGAGGCAGGTGGTGTTGTTTGTGAAAAGCCAAAGTGTGATGCGATGCTTGTGGACAAACTTCCGGAGGAAATCAATGAAATGAAGATCAAGGATGAGAAGGTGGAGAAG GAAATGGAAGCAACAGTGGTGGATGGAAATGGGACCGAAACAGGACACATAATTGTGACGACCATCGGTGGTAAAAATGGCCAGCCCAAGCAG ACTGTAAGTTATATGGCGGAGCGAGTTGTGGGACAAGGATCATTTGGGATTGTATTTCAG GCAAAGCATCTAGAGACTGGTGAAATGGTCGCAATCAAAAAAGTTTTGCAGGATAAAAGATACAAAAATCGTGAATTGCAAACGATGCGCCTTCTGGATCACCCCAATGTTATTTCACTTAAACACTGCTTCTTTTCGACCACCGACAAGGATGATCTCTACCTCAATTTAGTTCTTGAATATGTTCCTGAGACACTCTACCGGGTTGCTAGACATTACAACAAGGCAAACCAACGAATGCCAATGATCTATGTCAAGCTCTATACGTATCAG ATTTTTAGAGCTTTGTCATACATCCATGGAATAGGAGTCTGCCACAGGGACATCAAACCTCAAAACCTTTTG GTCAATCCCCATACCCATCAGCTGAAACTTTGTGATTTTGGAAGTGCAAAAGTTTTG GTGAAAGGCGAGCCAAATATTTCTTATATATGTTCTCGGTACTATCGTGCTCCAGAACTCATATTTGGTGCCACTGAGTACTCTAGTGCTATTGATATCTGGTCTGTGGGTTGCGTTCTTGCTGAACTTCTTCTTGGACAG CCCATCTTTCCCGGGGAGAGTGGAGTTGATCAGCTTGTGGAAATTATCAAG GTACTTGGAACACCGACGCGTGAGGAAATAAAATGCATGAATCCAAACTACACTGAGTTCAAATTCCCCCAAATCAAGGCTCATCCATGGCACAAG ATTTTCCACAAACGGATGCCACCTGAAGCTGTAGATCTCGTGTCGAGACTTCTTCAATACTCTCCAAACTTAAGGTGCACTGCC TTGGAAGCTTGTATCCACCCGTTTTTCAACGAACTCCATGAATCCAATACGCGTCTTCCCAATGGTCGTCCATTACCTCCTCTCTTCAACTTCAAACCCCAAG AGTTGAAAGGAGCATCTCCAGAACAACTTTCCAAACTTATACCTGAGCATGCTCGGAAGCAGTATCCGTTTTTCTTCGGTGCCTGA
- the LOC142542621 gene encoding phosphoenolpyruvate/phosphate translocator 2, chloroplastic-like isoform X2, translating to MHVRNLVLKVYPFPATVTAFQFGCGTVLIFLMWALKLHPTPKLSRSQLGPIFLLALGHTAGNLLTNISIGTVTVSFTHTIKAMEPFFTVLLAALFLGESPSIWVIASLVPVVGGVALASFTEASFNWIGFNSAMASNLTNQTRNVFSKKLMVKMEGTLDNINLFSIITIISFLLLAPAAIFQDGVKFTPSYLQYAASQGLNVRELCIRSFLSGFCFHTYQQVSYMILQMVSPVTHAVGNCVKRVVVIVSSIIFFRTLVSPINALGTGVALAGVCLYSRAKRIKPKDE from the exons ATGCATGTTCGCAATCTG GTTTTGAAGGTTTATCCATTCCCTGCGACTGTAACAGCATTTCAGTTTGGTTGTGGAACAGTGCTCATATTTCTGATGTGGGCACTAAAACTCCATCCAACACCAAAACTAAGCCGGTCTCAG CTTGGACCAATATTTCTACTGGCTCTTGGACACACAGCAGgaaatcttttaacaaatatAAGTATCGGAACTGTCACTGTTTCGTTCACACACACGATCAAAGCAATGGAACCTTTCTTCACAGTGCTGCTTGCTGCCCTGTTTCTTGGAGAG AGTCCCTCTATATGGGTTATTGCTTCTCTTGTTCCGGTTGTTGGTGGCGTGGCTTTAGCATCGTTCACTGAGGCCTCTTTCAACTG GATAGGTTTTAACAGCGCAATGGCTTCAAATCTTACAAACCAAACACGAAATGTCTTCAGTAAAAAACTAATGGTTAAAATGGAG GGAACCCTGGATAACATTAATCTGTTCTCTATCATAACAATCATCTCATTTTTACTTCTGGCACCTGCTGCAATATTCCAGGATGGTGTCAAGTTTACTCCTTCATACTTGCAATATGCT GCAAGCCAAGGTTTGAACGTTAGAGAGTTGTGTATAAGGTCTTTTTTATCTGGTTTCTGCTTCCACACGTACCAACAG GTTTCTTACATGATATTACAAATGGTATCACCGGTAACTCATGCAGTAGGAAACTGTGTAAAGAGAGTAGTGGTGATTGTGTCTTCAATAATCTTTTTCCGAACGCTTGTATCACCGATAAATGCATTGGGGACTGGTGTAGCTCTGGCTGGAGTTTGCTTGTATTCAAGAGCAAAGAGAATCAAACCAAAAGATGAGTGA